The DNA window GTCGGTTCGGCGAGCATTCGCCGCGCTCCGCCGCCCGGCTGCAAATTGAGACCGACAAAGAGATCGCCGGTCCGCGAACTCGATCGTTCGTCGGTCCGCAACTGGCGAAAACTGACGGCCTCGGGGGCCGACGAGAACTCGTCGAACAACACCCCGCGCGGCGCGGATGTCGCTTCGGCCAGCGAGCAGGCGAGCCGCGGGGCGAGTTGGCTGCTGGTGATATTGATCGCACTCGATTGACCCGCCGACACGACCGCATATACGCGTTTGACGTGCCATGCATCGGAGTTTCCGGTCCCCTCTCCCTTTGGGAGAGGGTTAGGGTGAGGGGAAGCAGCGATTGACGGCGCTTCGCCCTCACCCCGGCCCTCTCCCAGAGGGAGAGGGAGATTTGCGGCTACGCCGTACTTTTGGTCAGCGGCGTGGTCGATCGCTTGTAGTGTGACGCGCTGAAGAAGTTGGCGAACCGAATCGGTGTGTTCATCGACATCGGATACGACGACGACCTCCGGGCGCCAAGTTCGGATTTGGCGAACCAATCGCGCTTCGAGTTGATCCAGCCCCTTGCCGCCAGCGATCTGGTCCCAAACGGCGGTCGTTTTTTCCACTGCGATATCCAGTCCGCGCTGCCGCAGCGGAAATCTCGATTCGGAGTTCACACCTTGGGCGCCGAGCATGACGAGCGCTTCGTTGGCTCGCGCGGCAAGCGTCGCGTCGTTGCGCGAAGGCGATTCCAAGTCCCGGCGATTGAGCAGCTCGACGGCGCTCAAATAGCCGTCACTCGCCGACGCCTTCGCGAACAATTCCAGCGGCACGTCCCCGGCTTCGCTGAAAATTCCCAACAGCGCGAGATGATCTCCCCCGGCGCGTTGCCGACGCCAAGTCTGCCCGCCATCATCGGTGGCCAGAATCGTCCCAAGCGCGCCGACTGCCCAGCCATGATCGTCGTCTACAAAACAAAGCGAATTGATCGGCAACATTTGCCTGGTCGATTGCACATTCCACGACTTGCCGTCATCGTCGGAATGAAAAACGACCGAGCCGGGCGAACCGGCGATCCATACTTTGGCGCCACGAACAGCAAGGCCAGTGAAATTGAAACCGAGCTGCTGCTCGCCGATTGACAATTCAACTTGGCCAACTGGCCGACCGTCTCGCCTTTCCGATCGTTCGTCGTTCCGATAAACCTGCCCGTCATCACCAACGATCCACTCGATATCGGGGCCCGACAGCTTCAATCGTCGCGATGGAACATATCTCGGACCAGCGAACTCGCCTTGATCGATGTTAAACAGCGATTTCGCCTGTCTTGCGTCGAGCAGGCCGACTTTGCCTTCGACCGAAAGGATTTTCCCAATTCCTGCTGAAGTGAAATCACATCCGGAAATGTCTTCGCCTCCCTCATAGTTCGGTGGAGCGTTGATCGGCGTCCACTCGCGGCCATGATTCTCAGTGCAAAATATGCCCCCGGGGTACAATACGGACGGTGCTCCGATCGCCCAACCGTGCGCTGAATCTTGAAACTTGATGCAATGGATTCTGGGCATAAGCAGTTTTTCAAGCTGCTTCCAATGTTGCCCGCCATCGGTCGTGCGCAGAATTGCACCTGTCGAAACCAGCATGTAGGGGAGCGTGGATCCGCCCGCGGCCCAGCCGTTTTCGGCATCAACGAATTGCACCGATTCCAAGCGGCAATCAACGCCGGATGACTGCTGCTCCCAATGCCCCCCGCCATCCGCCGTGTGCCAGACGACGCCCCAGTCGCCCACTGCCCAGCCCCGTTTCGCATCAATAAATGTCACGTCGTTGATGCAGGCGTCCGGCCGGGCGACGAGACCGATCGGATTGCCCGGCGGCGGGTCGGGCGGACTATCGGCGGGGACCGCCGGCTCAGCCGTTGCACGGCTGGCAATGAGCGCGAGCGTCAGGGCCGCGATCCAAAGAATTTTGGTCAGCGAAATCAGACTTCGCCCTTCGGCAACACGGCATTGTAGTCGTCCGTGACCAGACATGAAGGTTTCACCTTATGCAAGGGATGACCCGCTGGTTATAGTCGGAGGCGCGAATTCTAGCCGATTTATCGGTAGAAGCCCTAGATGAGTGTTTGAACTGAAGAATCCGACGCTCGCAGCATCGGCCACGTGGGCGACGCTGCCAGCGTCGGCAACCAATCGGAATGCCTGGCGATGTGGAATGAAATCCTCCTCTGCACGACGGCCCTGTTAGCCGGGATGGTGAATTCCGTGGCTGGCGGCGGCACGTTGCTGACGTTCCCCGCGCTCATGGCGGCGCTCGCTGCCTCGCCGAGTTCCGCCGTGCTCGCAAAGGGGGTCGGAGTACTGGCCAATGGCACCAGCACGGTCGCACTTTTGCCCGGATCGGCGGTAGCCGCTTGGGAATATCGGGGTGAGTTCCGTAAGGCCGGTCGGTGGTTTCTATTGCTTTTGGCGCCGAGCGTCGTCGGCAGCCTGACTGGAGTGCTGCTGGTCACGCGATTGCCAAAGGAGACCTTCGAGGCGCTCGTTCCGTGGTTGATTCTGTTTGCCGCGATCCTGTTCGCGCTTCAACCGCGGATCACCCGCTGGATCAAGGTCGGCGTACCACACGAGCGCCCTACCTGGCCACGGCTGGCGGGGATCCTCGCGTTCCAATTGCTCGTCGCGTTATACGGCGGTTATTTCGGCGCGGGGATAGGCATCCTGATGCTGAGCGCGCTGGCACTGATGGGGCTAGCCGATATTCATGTGATGAACGGCGTTAAGAATGTGTTGGCCACTTCGATCAACGCAGTCGCAGCCGCAGTATTCGTCATCGGCAACGTCGTCGATTGGCGACTCTGCTTGCCGATGATGGCGGCAACCATCGTGGGCGGATTCCTCGGCTCGCGAATCGCGCAGCGCTCTAATCGGGCAATCGTCCGCCGAGTGGTCGTGGCGATCGGTTTTTCGCTAGCCGCGTATTACTTCTACCGCCAGTTTCGCGGATAGATCGAACTCACAGCTTGCTATCGTCGATCGCCGCACCGTCGGAACGGTTGCACAAGTTAGCCAGCGTTTGCAGATCGATCGAGAAATTGAGCACCATCGTGTGGGCATCACAAAACGAAACACAGAACCCGCTGGAATGCGGGCTGCCGAAATTCCAGTTCGATTTGACAGCAATGGTATCCATCTTGGGTGGATTCGTGTTCGAGGCAGCCGTCGTCGATGGATTGAAGACGAACCGATTCACGTCAGCGTCGAAACCACAATCCCAGCCATCGTTGTCGCCGCCATAGTTGTTGGCGCCGGTGTCGAGGCCGCTATCATAGTCGTCGGAGCTAAGGTATTTCTCTCCCACTAGGAGAGTGACGCTCGCGCCGTCGGTGATATGAGCCATCTTAATCGTGCTGCGGCAATAGCAAACGCCGGATGTCGCCGCCGGCCAAAAACTCGTAGCTGCCGAATCCCCCTGGGAAAGCGTCGACGGGCCCGCGAACGCTTGCATTGGATAATTGTCGCCTCCATTTGCCGCGTAATCGGTCTTTCCTGCTAAGGGAAGCTGCGACGAAGTAATCGTGGCTGTCAATCCTCCAACCGTGAAACCTGAATCGGTATATGGCCGCGCGGCGAGGCTTCGGCGGCTTGGGCAAGTGAACATTACGAGCGGCGTCGCCGCCGCCTTGGCCACCGCAATTGCCTTAGTCGCGTCACTGGTCCCACTGCCAGCGCTCCAAAGAGGCTGTTGTTCGAGGAACGGCAGGAGGTTGTAAAAGAACCCGCCGGGTTGCTTCACGTCATGCCCACGGTCCGGATCGCCAATCCACGAGTATCCCCACCCACCGGCCGGCAGAAAACCATACTGGGCCTCGTGGTTCAAACTCGCCTTTCCCAGATTCTGTAGGTTATTGAGACATTGAGTCCGCCGCGCAGCTTCACGCGCGGCATTCACCGCCGGCAACAACAGTGAGATCAGAATGCCGATGATCGTGATCACCACTAGCAATTCGACCAATGTAAAACCGGCCGCAAAGCGGCGGCCTGCCACGGGACGCAAGTAAATTCGTTTCATGGAGATGCTCCTCTGGCCGACCCCTGCCTCTTCAATCGAGCAATCCAGATCAATCTGAGGATCAACGCCCGGATTCTCGAACCGCCTTGCACAACTGGATTCTATGCCAAAGCCAATCGGCATTGCAACTGAAATCTTATGCCCGGCCGAATTCTTCGCGATCGCGATCGGGCGGTTGCCGCTGATTGAGTCAGGCGAGGGCGCCTGACCTACGACTGTGGCGCATCCAGTTCGGCATGGACCCGCTGCCACGCATTTTGGACGACCTGCTCTGCCGCGGCGGAGATTAGCGGGCGGCTAATGGTAGCGACTAGACCCTTGAGTTCGACAATGCTCGCCGACCAAGTGAGCTGGCTCCCGGCTGGCGTAGGGACGATTTGCAGGTCACTCGCCACTAGAATCTGGGCGCCGATCCCGGCGGCCGCCGCGGTCATCGTCGCCGATTCGGGCGGGCGGGTGTCAACGAGCGAAATCGTCAACCTCAGCGTGCCGCGAAGAAACGAGAAGCCCGGCCGAACGACGCACTGCAGCGTTCGCTCGTCGATTTGCTCGGATGAGACCAAATCTGGAATCGTCTTGGAAAGCTGGCCGAGATCGGTGAGCGCGGCGAATAATCGCTTTGGCGGCACCGAAAACATTTCCGTGCCGCCGAATGTGAGTGGAGACGCGGGCATTTCTAGATCTTATCAGGCCAGCAGAATAGCCGCACGGTGTTGCCGTCCGGATCGTGGGTCACGACCGCCCGAAAGCCCTCGGGATCGCGCTCGGGGCGCGAAACGCGCGAGCCGGCCCGCGTGAGCCGATCGGTCACCGCCTCCAGGCTATCCACTTCAAAGCCGAGGCTCCAGCGGGCGCTCGCCGGTCCGGGGCTGCGGCGAGAGATCAGGGCCAGCCGCGTTTCGCCGGCTTCCAGCAGGGCATATCCCTCTTCAACGACGCGGACCATCACGCGCAGGCCCAACGCCTCGCGATACCAGCGGACGCTGTTCTCCCACTGGGCCGTTCGTAGCTCGATGCAGTACAAACCCGGACTTCGGATGGTCATGCCAATCGTCCCGCCTGGTGACAAACTCCGCATCCCACCTTACGCGGTCAATTCGATTTGTGATCGTTCGTGGTCGATCGCTTGCAGTCGCCGCGGATGGACGAATCGATTAACCCGGAGCCAGCGGCGACGGATCGTGCCCCAAGCATGCAGACCAATCAGGCCCCGTGAACCCGCACCCGCCGCAAACCCACCACAGTGAATGAGAAAACGTAGGTTTTTTTCGACACTCCGGCCGGTGGTTTTTCTCGGAAATCCGCCCAATTCAAGCTGACATTGACCCCCCAGCGGCTTTCACTAAAATGTTGCGATTCTTGAGGTTAATGCGAGTAGAGGGCGATGACGAGCGACTCCCCACAGGCTGACCACGGCGATACGCATGCGATGCTCGTCGCGGCCCGCCGCGAGAAGATCCGGCGGCTGGAAGGTTTTGGGATCGACCCCTGGGGAAGCCGATTCGACGGCCATCAGTCCATCGGCGAGATTCGGCGGCGGGAGTCGGAAATCGTGGTCTCGCCCCCGCCCCCCGGCACGGAAGGCCGGCAAGGCGAGCAGCACGGCCCGCGAGTCCGCGCCGCCGGCCGGATCGTCTTGATGCGCGATACGGGGAAGCTGATCTTCCTCGATATTCGCGATTGGTCGGGACAGGTCCAACTCTATATCGGCAAGAAGCAAGTCGGCGACGCCAACTGGGCCGTCGCGCAATGCTTCGATCTTGGCGACATTATCGGCGTGGACGGCGAACTCAAGCATACGCAAAAGGGCGAACTTACGATCTTTGCCGACGGCTTGCACTTTCTGACCAAGTCGCTTGAGCCGCCCCCCGACAAGCATCATGGCTTGACCGATCCCGAATTGCGGCAGCGGATGCGATACCTCGACCTGATTCATGGGGAAGGGGTGCTCCGGCGGTTCTTGGACCGCACTAAGATCGTGCAGTCGATCCGCAAGACGCTCACGGGAGAGGGCTTCGTCGAGATCGAAGGTCCGACGCTGCATTCGATCGCCGGCGGCGCGGCGGCGCGCCCCTTTATCACGCACCACAACGCGCTCGATCTCAAGCTCTATCTGCGGATTGCCCTGGAATTGCACCTCAAGCGGTTGATGGTCGGCGGCATGGAGCGGGTTTATGAACTCGGCCGAGTTTACCGGAACGAAGGGATCAGCCCGCGGCACAATCCCGAGTTCACTATGCTCGAGTTGTATCAGGCCTACGGCGACTACCGCTCGATGATGGACCTGACCGAACGGGTAATTGTCGAAGCGATTCGCGCGACCGGGCAAGCGCTGAAACTCCCCTGGGGCGAGAAAACGATCGACTTCACGCCCCCCTTCGCCCGCCGGACATACGACGAGCTTTTTGCGGACGTCACCGGAGTCGCCGCGAGCGATCAGGCCGCCGTGCGCGCGCTGGCCGAGCAGATCGGATTCAACACCGCCGACAAGCATCCGGACGTGATCAAGAGTGAAGTCTTCGAGGAGCGGGTCGAAGACCAGCTTTCGGGTCCGATATTCGTCATGGACTATCCGGCCAGCATCTGCCCGCTCACGAAACGCAAGCGCGACAATCCGGCGGTCGCCGAGCGGTTCGAGCTGTACGTGCAAGGGATGGAAATCGCCAATGCCTATACGGAACTGAACGATCCCGACTTGCAAGAACACCTTTTCCGAACGCAGTTGCAGGGGCTGGCGGCGGAAGAGTCGATGGCCAAGATGGACCACGATTTCGTCCGCGCCCTCCGCCACGGCATGCCGCCAGCCGGTGGGCTGGGCATCGGCATCGACCGCCTGATCATGCTGCTCACCAACTCGCAGACGATTCGAGATGTGATCCTGTTCCCGTTGCTGCGGCCGGAGACGTAAAGCTCATGTACAAATTCCTGCTTTGCTGGCGGTATCTGCGCACTCGATACATCGCCTTGGCGTCGATCGTCAGCGTGATGCTCGGCGTGGCCACGATGATCGTGGTCAACAGCGTCATGGCCGGCTTTACCCATGAGATGCGCAACCGCATCCACGGAATCCTTTCGGACGTCGTGTTCGAGCACTACGGTTTGGAGGGCTTCCCTGACGCCGATTGGCACATGCAGCGGATTCAAGCGATTGCCGGCGACTCGATCGAAGGGATGACCCCGACCGTCCATGTGCCGGCCATGCTCAGCTTCCAATTTGGCGGGCAATACAGCACGCGGCAGATCATGTTCATCGGCATCGACGAGCGAACGCATTCCCAGGTGAGTGATTTCGGCAAATACCTCCAACATCCGCTCAACCGGCAGCAGCTTTCGTTCGATCTGCGCGACGGCGGCTACGACACGCGCGATCATCAAATGGGGCCGGAAGCGCCGCTACGGACCGACATGGAAACAGCCGGATGGAAATGGCGGCAATATCGGCTCGATCAGCAGCGGCGGTGGGAGGAGCTTGCGCGCCCGAGAGGAGAGGCGACGAAGACTCCAATCAATCCATTCGAGACGGCCGACGGTTCGGGCAAGTCCACTGTGCCGCCGGAACAACTTGGGCCGCAAGAATCGAATCGCGCATCCAGCGATATCTCAACGGCCGTCTCGCCGATTGATCCATTTCGGAAGGCCCACTCGCAAGAGTCCGACAAGCGACCCGATCCGGCCGGCGAGCAATTCACGGGCATCATCATGGGCATCGCGCTGGCGAGCGTGCGCGAGAAAGACGGGGCCGATCATTTTCTCCTGCTGCCGGGCGATGATGTCATCGTGACCTTTCCCAATGCGGGCGTTCCGCCCAAGGTGATCCATAGCAGCTTCACGGTCGTCGATTTCTACGAAAGCAAGATGAGCGAATACGACGGCAGCTTCGTCTTCGTGCCGATCCGCAAGCTGCAAGAGCTGCGCGGAATGATCGATCCGCAGACCGGAGTGGCGAACGTCTCATCGATCCAGATCAAGCTCAAGCCGGGCGCCGACGCCGACGCGGTGCGCGACAAGCTGCGCGCCGCATTTCCCGGTTATCTCATTTCCACGTGGCAAGACAAGCAAGGCCCGCTCTTGGCGGCCGTGCAGATGGAAAGCGCCGTGCTCAATATCCTGTTGTTCATGATCATCGCGGTGGCGGGCTTCGGCATCCTGGCGACCTTCTTCATGATCGTCGTCGAGAAGACCCGCGACATCGGCATCATGAAATCGCTCGGGGCGTCGGCTCGCGGCATTTTGGGCATCTTTCTGGCCTATGGGCTGTCGCTGGGGATCGTCGGCTCAGGAGTTGGCTGCGTGATTGGACTGCTGTTCGTGCGGTACATCAACACGATTCGCAGCGCGCTGGAGGCGATCACCGGACAGAAAGTGTTCGACCCGTCGATCTATTATTTTTACAAGATTCCGACCATCGTCGACCCGTTCACGGTCGGCTGGATCGTGGTCGGTGCATTGTTGATCGCCGTATTGGCCAGCGTGTTGCCGGCCCTGCGCGCGGCGACGCTGCACCCCGTGGAGGCCTTGCGCTATGAGTGAGTATCTGCGGCTGCGAGCGATTGAAACTGCCCGTCGCCCGCCATCGAGCGGCGGGCCCCACGTTGCTCTAGAATCGTTCCAAGTGGGAGATGCGGCGGCGGCCATTGACCCGGTTATCCCACGTCCGCTCGCTCCGGCCGAACTGGCCGCGATTTCCCTCAAGAAAAACTACCGCAAGGGACCAGTCGAGATTCCGGTGCTCGCGGGGGTCGATCTTGAAGTTCGCTCTGGGGAGTTTCTGGCGATTATCGGTCAAAGCGGTTCCGGCAAAAGCACCCTCTTGCACCTGCTCGGCACGCTCGATGCGCCGACTTCCGGCGAAGTCCATTTCGACGGCCAGCGAATCGACAATCTTCCCGCCGCTCAGCGCGATCGGCTGCGCAATACTTGCTTCGGAATGATCTTCCAGTTTTATCACCTCCTGCCGGAATTAACGACGCTCGAAAACGTCCTCTCGCCGTTGATGATCCGTCACGGAATCTGGAGCTACCGACGCCGACGCCGGGAGCACGTTCAGGCCGCCCGCGAGCTGCTGGAACTCGTGGGGCTTTCGCATCGGCTCAAGCACCGTCCGCGTGAACTGTCCGGTGGCGAGATGCAGCGCGCAGCGATCGCGCGAGCGCTCATTTCCGGTCCGAAGGTCCTGTTGGCCGACGAGCCTACCGGCAATTTAGACGTGGAAACCGGCAAAGAAATCCTGAGAATCTTGCGAACCTTGAACCGCACTCAGAACCTCTCTATAGTCATGGTGACGCATGACACGGCCATCGCCGCCGAAGCTGATCGCGTTGTCCGACTCGCCGCCGGGCGGGTCGAAAGCCTATAATTTGCTCATGCAAATCTACATCAGCGGCAAGCTGGTCGACCGCGAGAACGCCAAAATCAGCGTTTTCGATCACGGTCTCTTATACGGCGACGGCGTCTTCGAGGGGATGCGAAGCTATTCTGGCAAGGTCTTTCGGCTCGACCAGCACCTCGATCGGCTCTGGAACTCCGCCCGCGCCATCTGGCTCGAAATCCCCATCGGTCGCGAGGCGATGTCGAAAGCGGTGAACGATACGCTCGCCATGAACAAGATTCGCGACGGCTACATTCGACTGATTGTTACCCGCGGGGCAGGCACGCTGGGACTCGATCCCAATCGGACCAGCGATCCGCAGGTGATCGTCATCACCGATCACGTCACGCTCTATCCCGAGGAGTTCTATCGCAACGGCTTGGAGATCGTCACGGCGAGCACCACCCGAAATCATCCCGCTGCGCTCAGCCCGCGGATCAAATCGCTCAACTATTTGAACAACATCCTGGCGAAGATCGAGGGGTTGAAAGCCGGCTGCATCGAAGCCCTGATGCTCAACCACAAAGGGGAAGTGGCCGAGTGCACCGGCGATAACATCTTCCTCGTCCGCGGCGGCGTCCTCCTCACCCCTCCGCTCGATGCCGGCATTCTCGAAGGGATCACCCGCGACGCCGTGATCGAATTGGCCCGCGAGACCGGCCGCCAGGTGCGCGAAGTCCCGCTGCTGCGGCACGATGTCTATATCGCGGAGGAATGCTTCCTGACCGGCTCGGCCGCCGAAATCATCCCGGTCGTAAAACTCGACGACCGTCGCATCGGCGACGGCAAGCCAGGCCCCATTACGCGGGATCTAATCGAGCGATTCCGTACACTGACGCGGGCGTAAATGATGCAGCGGCTTCTCGATTTCGGCGAGGGACGATCACGCCGGCCTCAGAAATGCCGCGCTCAACTCCTGAAATGGATTGGAAACAAGCAGCGATTCGCACCTGAAATTGTTTCATTCTTTCCGGCCAGCGTTGGAACATATTTCGAGCCGTTTCTGGGCAGCGCCGCCGTGCTTGCGACTTTGGCGCCGCGTCGCGCGGTCGGATCAGACGTTTTTCGCCCTTTGGTTGAGATTTGGCAGACGCTGCACACCGACCCTGCGAGGTTGAATCAGTGGTATTCCGAGCGTTGGCAAGCGTTGACGGCCGGTGACAAGGTCGCGGAATACGAGAAGATCAAGGCCTCATACAATGCTTCGCCAAATGCGGCCGACTTGCTTTTTCTGTGCAGGTCGTGCTACGGCGGGGTAGTTAGATTCCGCAAGGCGGACGGCTACATGTCAACACCCTGCGGAATTCATGCGCCGATCAAACCGCAGGCGTTCGCACGCCGAGTAGAAGAATGGCGGAAGCGGACCGCTGGCGCCGAATTTCGCGTGACGGACTTTCGGGAGGCAATGGCCGGTGCGGCGAATGGGGACCTCGTTTATTGCGACCCGCCTTACCGCGATAGCCAGGCAATCCTTTATGGCGCGCAGGCCTTCGATCTTGCGAATCTGCTTGAGTCTATTCGAGATTGCAAGTCCCGCGGGGTTTATGTCGTGCTCAGCATCGACGGAACGAAACGATCTGGAAGTACATCCTGCAACATTTCTATTCCAGAGGGCTTGTTCAAACGAGAAGTGTTCGTGAATTGCGGTCGGTCAATGCTGCGGCGCTTTCAGATGGGCGGAAAGACGTTGGAGAGCGAAATCGTCGCGGACCGCCTGTTGCTGACCTATTGATGCTCAATAATCCGTCGCCGCGAACTTTCTGGCCGAGGCGAAGAGGATGTAGCCGGTGAAGGCCAGCGAGGTCAGCACGGAGAGCCAGATCGAGAAGCCGTGGGCGGAGAGCGACTGCATGTCGAAGACCGGGCCGAAGAAGTCCTTCGCGCCGAGCGCGTTGTAGAGGAGCATGCCGAAATCGGCTGGCTTGGGCAGAATCCAATAGCCTAGATCGACAAGCCAGTTGACGGACGATGAAAAATGGCCGTCGGGCATTAACTGCGCGCTGGCGGCCAGCGCATGTCGCCCGTAGTTCATCCCCCAGGCGACGCACCAGAATAGAATCGACCCGAACACGCACACAACCGTGCTCCTCGTGCAGACTGCCAGCAACAGCGAGACGCTGAAGAACACCGCGAAATGCAGCAGCAGCAGCGGAATCGCGAACAGGTACGTTGCATCCCAAATGCCGGTCCGCAGCCCGATCGCCAGCCATGTGCCGCCGACGAACAAGGTGGCGTGAAACAGCACGAACGCCAGCACGCCAAGGTATTTTCCGGCCAGCAGCACCCAGCGCGGCGCAGGCTTGGCCAACAGTACGCTGACGCTGCGGCCATCGAGGAATCCGGGCAGGAAGCCGGCGGTCCAGATGAGCGTGAGCAGCAGCCCGAGCGTGTCGGCGACACCGCCGGCAAGGAGCAACTGCAGGAAATGGACTGCGTGGCGATCGTCGCGTTCGAGTGGAATTCGGATCGCGCCGAAGGCCAGCGTCAAGTCGCCGCCTACCACCGCCACGCCCGATTGCTTGAGCTTGGCAGCATCTTTGGCGTCCGGAACACTCTTGGGCAGAAAATCCGGATTCTCGCCAGGGGCGGCCAGCGCCGACGATCCTTCGATCTTCACGCTCAGGCAAACGCCGATCGTCAGCACGCTGACGGCCAGCAGAATCCAGAAGATGCCGTAGGCGAGCGATTGGCGGAACGTGTCGCGAATGAGCCAGCGGATGGTGGACATGGCGGAGGTCGAATTTCAGAGGTCGTTCGTTAGCCGGTTCGCTTGCGAACCGGAGTTGGTTCAGGGAGTCTCGACACCGGGATCGCGCTACGGTTGCGCCCCCGCGTAAAACGGTTCGAGGGCATCTTCAAACGACGATGGCGACGGCTGATCTTGCGTGCCATCGACAATTTCGCCTTTCAAGTCGGCGACGTGACCGATGAAGCCGACGCGGCCGCCCTGCAGCACCGCGACGCGGTCGCAAAGCCGCTCGACGTCGGAAAGCAAGTGCGACACCAGAATCGCCGTGTGCCCCCTCTGTTGCCGTTCGCGAATCACATTGTGCAGGAGCCGCCGCGCGG is part of the Pirellulales bacterium genome and encodes:
- a CDS encoding ABC transporter permease subunit, giving the protein MSTIRWLIRDTFRQSLAYGIFWILLAVSVLTIGVCLSVKIEGSSALAAPGENPDFLPKSVPDAKDAAKLKQSGVAVVGGDLTLAFGAIRIPLERDDRHAVHFLQLLLAGGVADTLGLLLTLIWTAGFLPGFLDGRSVSVLLAKPAPRWVLLAGKYLGVLAFVLFHATLFVGGTWLAIGLRTGIWDATYLFAIPLLLLHFAVFFSVSLLLAVCTRSTVVCVFGSILFWCVAWGMNYGRHALAASAQLMPDGHFSSSVNWLVDLGYWILPKPADFGMLLYNALGAKDFFGPVFDMQSLSAHGFSIWLSVLTSLAFTGYILFASARKFAATDY